The Phaseolus vulgaris cultivar G19833 chromosome 5, P. vulgaris v2.0, whole genome shotgun sequence genomic interval aagttatgatttatgataaaaaaattattacaccatatatattttaaaataatatatattcatatttatattaaactaattcatttaaaagaagCTAAACATCAAATTACTCAACTATCCTTTATGCAAGTTGCAGTTGCAAAGCATCCTTTATCTAATTGTGGGAGTTGCAGTTGCAGAGGCAGCAAAAGTTAGGCATAGAAAACACTTAGAGCAcacaaaaaaaaacagttagaatccaagttagaATTAACAGATATAAGTATACAATGCAAtgattatcaataaaaatataactgtCATTGCATCCAAGttaaaacattataaatttGCTCCCTTGTTGTCAGCAGTTTCATTTCATCCGAAGCAAAAGTCATGTCGGAAATGTAATTTTTATGGGCATCAATATAATTGCAACAACACCGTGTTCTGATATCCCAAACCAACAACAAGTAATACATCAAGAAccattacaataataaaatcattaaaaaaaatcaattttaaagattaaaagtaattatttatattacaataatattaTCTTCCTTCCCTATgacattaaatttatattaattattaattataaattaataatactgacaactaatttatttttttttcttgaacatTTGTGATAACTTGTTATTGTCACTATTACAAAAAATATAGTGACAATTTAATTTGTTACTATTGTCttatacattaatattttattgttgtcACTATTACATTAAATTGTTAGTGAtaagtattattattacaatagaATTTAGTTTTAGtgacatttaaaatataatagtgACAAGAACACTAGTAACAATTTAATTATTGTCACACGATATTAATAGTGACATATTTATAAGTTATAGTGATGAATGTTCATAtcactaaaactattttttcttgtattatatattaaataatttgttgttGAAAACGAGTTAACTACGAATTTCATTCTAAACAGTGTTTATTAAAATGAATGTGATTCtcatttttcatatataatagACATTTACTAACAAAAAAAATCGACATTGAAGAGAAACAAATGAGAAGAATGCACCAGTAGACAAATCAATGCAATGAATTCCAACTAAACGTCAccaaatttagaagaaaaaaaaattaaactaatggATTTGCTTCAATGGAATGGGTTAATATCAAACATCATAAACTAAAGTCTTGAATTGAGAGAAATGTGTGCATTTAATGTTTGATTATATCATTTGAAAAAACACACATATAGCAAATTACATTCTTGAATTTTTAACTAATCGTATACGATAATCAACGTATCATAATTGTACAACGATGTTTGAAAAACAACTGAACATGTTGTTATTGGTTTCTGCACAAAGTAGTGTTCTTATTTTATGGAAATTATGATTTTGTTGAAAATCTCCGATCGATTATAGATGagaacatttcattgtatataaatgggtgcaaatctcatcttataaatcagttttataaggttgagataggcttaaagtccactttttaatatggtatcagaacctatcctaacgagtgtttgGTGGACTTATCAAGTCATTCGTTATTAAACCATTATCAGACCATTATAATATGTTGttgtctcacgcacgagttttTATTCTCGATGTCAGGAAGTATGTAGGAGACTGAATAAGAcataaagtccacttcttaatagactgagtaaaaaaattatgattcaCTTGAAAAATTTTACTCTAAATTGGTGAATACGACTTACCCAtcttttcatataatttttttttatctaaaatggtaattttttaaaaaaaacactacttttataaaaaaaaaaaacagattatttttgtgatttgaCCTAATATTTGACTTGATCAACAAAGATTGCTTGGAATTGTTCTTGATAAGCCATTTGTTTCATCAATTTCCTGTTCACAGACAAATCATTTACTACCACTCAGATCTGGTGCCGTCCATTGACCGCCATGCATGGAAACttccaatgaccaccacatctTCTCCTCAATCCACCTTTCACATACTTCATCATCTCTGCTTACTCTATGCACTTCCAATCAACACAAAAATGGCATTCACTCATCCATTCATGCTTGCCATCACCATTTCCAACCTACTACTAATCTTCTTCTCTCAATCTTCCACAGCATTAGACTCCATCACTCAATCTCAGCCACTTCATGATGATGGCAGCACCTTAGTTTCCAATGATGGAACCTTTGAGTTAGGGTTCTTCAGTCCAGGTAGCTCCACAAACCGCTACATAGGGATATGGTACAAAATCATCCCAGTCAAAACCATTGTTTGGGTTGCCAACCGTGACAGTCCAATCAAAGGGAACAGCAGCAACATCAAATCCAACATGTTAACCATCGCCAATGATGGAAACATGGTGCTTCTCGACAGCAACAATCAAACTATTTGGTCAACAAACATCACCTCACTCACAACTCACCCTTTGGTGCAGCTCTTGGACACTGCAAACTTGGTGCTTAAAGAAGGCAACAAGAACAACAGCAATGAAGAGAGTTTTTTGTGGCAAAGCTTTGACCACCCTTGTGATACTCTCTTGCCAGGAATGAAGCTTGGGTGGGACCTTAAAAAGGGTATTGAAAGGAAGCTAAGTGCATGGAAGAGCTGGGATGATCCATCTTCAGGGAACTTAACTTGGGGTATGCTCCTTAGTAGTAACCCTGAATTGGTTCTGAGGAAAGGTTCAGATGAGTATCATAGGAGTGGACCTTGGAATGGAGCAGGGTTCAGTGGCCAACCTGTGTTGAGAATCACTCCAATTGTTGACACCAAATTTGTCAATGATTCAAACCAGGTTTATTACTCATACACGCTTAGGAACAAGTCTGTGATCTCAATAACTTACTTGAACCAAACTCTTGTTCATCGCAAACGCATCACATGGATTCCTGAAAACAAAACTTGGAGGGTTTATGAGTCTGTTCCTAGAGATGAATGTGATCCCTATAACCCATGTGGCCCAAATGGAAATTGCATGGTTAATGAGACACCCATTTGCCAGTGTTTAGAAGGGTTTGAACCCAAATCTCCCCAGAATTGGAACACGTTTGAGTGGACACAAGGATGTGTGCATAGAGAACCTTGGAGTTGTGGGGTGAAAAATGAAGATGGTTTTCGTAGATTTGCTTCAATGAAAGTTCCCGACACGAGAAGTTCTTGGACTTATGGAAATATGGCACTTGAAGATTGTAGGATCAAATGCTTGAAAAACTGTTCTTGCATGGCTTATTCAAACTTGGACATAAGGGAAGGTGGCAGTGGTTGTTCCATTTGGTTTGGTGATCTTATTGATTTGAAATTGGTTCAAGCAAGCCAACAAGATCTATATATTCGAATGGCTATTTCAGGTAACTATGATTTGTTCTAAGTTTTAGAATTATTGTATCTGCTTTATCATATCATATGCATGAAATTTGACAGATGCAGGTTCAGATGAAGAagatacaagaaaaaaaaaggcttTAGTAATTACGATCCCACTTGTGTCTGTCATCACTATTTTGCTACTTGTTGTcttcttatatatttatatgggAAAAAGAAAGCATAAAGGTAAGTTTCTTATTAACCTAAACTATGTGTGCCACATGAAAATAGATGTAAAA includes:
- the LOC137834665 gene encoding G-type lectin S-receptor-like serine/threonine-protein kinase At4g27290 isoform X2, coding for MTTTSSPQSTFHILHHLCLLYALPINTKMAFTHPFMLAITISNLLLIFFSQSSTALDSITQSQPLHDDGSTLVSNDGTFELGFFSPGSSTNRYIGIWYKIIPVKTIVWVANRDSPIKGNSSNIKSNMLTIANDGNMVLLDSNNQTIWSTNITSLTTHPLVQLLDTANLVLKEGNKNNSNEESFLWQSFDHPCDTLLPGMKLGWDLKKGIERKLSAWKSWDDPSSGNLTWGMLLSSNPELVLRKGSDEYHRSGPWNGAGFSGQPVLRITPIVDTKFVNDSNQVYYSYTLRNKSVISITYLNQTLVHRKRITWIPENKTWRVYESVPRDECDPYNPCGPNGNCMVNETPICQCLEGFEPKSPQNWNTFEWTQGCVHREPWSCGVKNEDGFRRFASMKVPDTRSSWTYGNMALEDCRIKCLKNCSCMAYSNLDIREGGSGCSIWFGDLIDLKLVQASQQDLYIRMAISGSDEEDTRKKKALVITIPLVSVITILLLVVFLYIYMGKRKHKGKESDAKNMVSTEKKDEEENQDFELPFFDLALIFNATNGFSEDNKLGEGGFGPVYKGTLQDGRDVAIKRLSRSSTQGVKEFKNEVILCAKLQHRNLVKVLGCCVQEEEKMLLYEYMPNKSLDSFLFDSTQSKLLDWSKRFNIICAIAHGLLYLHQDSRLRIIHRDLKASNILLDDDMNPKISDFGLARLCGDDQIEGNTNRVVGTYDYMAPEYAIDGLFSIKSDVFSFGVLLLEIVSGKKNRGVTSTSDTYNLIGHAWRLWKDDDPTKLIDICLEESCVVSEVLRCIQVGLLCLQLHPNDRPNMASVVVMLTNETILAQPKEPGFFIGKAIPSEVESSTGKEIFVSVNEMSISLLDAR
- the LOC137834665 gene encoding G-type lectin S-receptor-like serine/threonine-protein kinase At4g27290 isoform X1, which produces MTTTSSPQSTFHILHHLCLLYALPINTKMAFTHPFMLAITISNLLLIFFSQSSTALDSITQSQPLHDDGSTLVSNDGTFELGFFSPGSSTNRYIGIWYKIIPVKTIVWVANRDSPIKGNSSNIKSNMLTIANDGNMVLLDSNNQTIWSTNITSLTTHPLVQLLDTANLVLKEGNKNNSNEESFLWQSFDHPCDTLLPGMKLGWDLKKGIERKLSAWKSWDDPSSGNLTWGMLLSSNPELVLRKGSDEYHRSGPWNGAGFSGQPVLRITPIVDTKFVNDSNQVYYSYTLRNKSVISITYLNQTLVHRKRITWIPENKTWRVYESVPRDECDPYNPCGPNGNCMVNETPICQCLEGFEPKSPQNWNTFEWTQGCVHREPWSCGVKNEDGFRRFASMKVPDTRSSWTYGNMALEDCRIKCLKNCSCMAYSNLDIREGGSGCSIWFGDLIDLKLVQASQQDLYIRMAISDAGSDEEDTRKKKALVITIPLVSVITILLLVVFLYIYMGKRKHKGKESDAKNMVSTEKKDEEENQDFELPFFDLALIFNATNGFSEDNKLGEGGFGPVYKGTLQDGRDVAIKRLSRSSTQGVKEFKNEVILCAKLQHRNLVKVLGCCVQEEEKMLLYEYMPNKSLDSFLFDSTQSKLLDWSKRFNIICAIAHGLLYLHQDSRLRIIHRDLKASNILLDDDMNPKISDFGLARLCGDDQIEGNTNRVVGTYDYMAPEYAIDGLFSIKSDVFSFGVLLLEIVSGKKNRGVTSTSDTYNLIGHAWRLWKDDDPTKLIDICLEESCVVSEVLRCIQVGLLCLQLHPNDRPNMASVVVMLTNETILAQPKEPGFFIGKAIPSEVESSTGKEIFVSVNEMSISLLDAR